The Vidua macroura isolate BioBank_ID:100142 chromosome 4, ASM2450914v1, whole genome shotgun sequence genome window below encodes:
- the MAB21L2 gene encoding protein mab-21-like 2, with translation MIAAQAKLVYQLNKYYTERCQARKAAIAKTIREVCKVVSDVLKEVEVQEPRFISSLSEIDARYEGLEVISPTEFEVVLYLNQMGVFNFVDDGSLPGCAVLKLSDGRKRSMSLWVEFITASGYLSARKIRSRFQTLVAQAVDKCSYRDVVKMIADTSEVKLRIRERYVVQITPAFKCTGIWPRSAAQWPMPHIPWPGPNRVAEVKAEGFNLLSKECYSLTGKQSSAESDAWVLQFGEAENRLLMGGCRNKCLSVLKTLRDRHLELPGQPLNNYHMKTLLLYECEKHPRETDWDEACLGDRLNGILLQLISCLQCRRCPHYFLPNLDLFQGKPHSALESAAKQTWRLAREILTNPKSLDKL, from the coding sequence ATGATCGCCGCGCAGGCCAAGCTGGTCTACCAGCTCAACAAATACTACACGGAGCGCTGCCAGGCGCGCAAGGCGGCCATCGCCAAGACCATCCGGGAGGTGTGCAAGGTCGTGTCGGACGTGCTGAAGGAGGTGGAGGTGCAGGAGCCGCGCTTCATCAGCTCCCTAAGCGAGATCGACGCCCGCTACGAGGGGCTGGAGGTGATCTCGCCCACCGAGTTCGAGGTGGTGCTCTACCTCAACCAGATGGGCGTCTTCAACTTCGTGGACGACGGCTCCCTGCCGGGCTGCGCCGTGCTCAAGCTGAGCGACGGCCGCAAGCGCAGCATGTCCCTCTGGGTGGAGTTCATCACCGCCTCGGGCTACCTGTCCGCCCGCAAGATCCGCTCCCGCTTCCAGACGCTGGTGGCTCAGGCCGTGGACAAGTGCAGCTACCGGGACGTGGTGAAGATGATCGCGGACACGAGCGAGGTGAAGCTCCGCATCCGGGAGCGGTACGTGGTCCAGATCACGCCCGCCTTCAAGTGCACCGGGATCTGGCCGCGTAGCGCGGCGCAGTGGCCCATGCCCCACATCCCCTGGCCCGGTCCCAACCGGGTGGCGGAGGTGAAGGCGGAGGGCTTCAACCTGCTCTCCAAGGAGTGCTACTCGCTGACGGGCAAGCAGAGCTCGGCCGAGAGCGACGCGTGGGTGCTACAGTTTGGCGAGGCCGAGAACCGGCTGCTGATGGGCGGCTGCCGGAACAAGTGCCTGTCGGTGCTGAAGACGCTGCGCGACCGGCACCTGGAGCTGCCCGGGCAGCCCCTCAACAACTACCACATGAAGACGCTGCTGCTGTACGAGTGCGAGAAGCACCCGCGGGAGACCGACTGGGACGAGGCGTGCCTGGGCGACCGGCTGAACGGCATCCTCCTGCAGCTCATCTCCTGCCTGCAGTGCCGGCGCTGCCCCCACTACTTCCTGCCCAACCTAGACCTCTTTCAGGGCAAACCCCACTCGGCCCTGGAAAGCGCTGCCAAACAGACCTGGAGGCTAGCCAGAGAAATCCTCACCAATCCCAAAAGCCTCGACAAGCTATAG